From Mycolicibacterium cosmeticum, a single genomic window includes:
- a CDS encoding HNH endonuclease signature motif containing protein translates to MFEPAEADAAALIDALRAATRAEAVAAADRLAVIATIVAHHCDDEDDVIAHAAIDGWEYATAEVSAACGMSKQAASGQMRIAVALRDRLPKVGALLAAGEISAKIAAAITWRTRLVIHDEPLALIDAALAGIAAHLGTLSQKGLEDAIDVWIEKFDPSAVHGTRCAARSRYLEFGGADDLAGTVGVYGRLFATDAAALRARLTAIAATVCDDDPRTTPQRMADALGVLGADPDAERLACLCGNPDCPAAQKDPRSTAVTVYVLTDSAPPSAPPRDPDLHGDGSRRPDPVATVASPGVLIGGGVLPGPLLTELVATGARITPLADPADLPAVPGYRPTTKIATWVRIRDLVCVFPGCNRSAQHCDLDHSVPWPAGSTHPGNLSATCRTHHLLKTFGGWTKHQHPDGSHTWTSPTGHAYTTVPLSRILFPDRPLDTPAPPAPVSETTDRGLAMPQRRRTRAETRAARIHAERRLNQHTIDENAEPPPY, encoded by the coding sequence ATGTTCGAACCGGCCGAGGCGGATGCCGCAGCGCTGATCGACGCGCTGCGCGCAGCCACCCGGGCCGAAGCGGTGGCGGCGGCAGACCGATTGGCGGTCATCGCCACGATCGTGGCGCACCACTGCGATGACGAGGACGACGTGATCGCCCATGCCGCGATCGACGGCTGGGAGTACGCCACCGCCGAGGTATCGGCCGCCTGCGGGATGTCCAAGCAGGCCGCCTCCGGTCAGATGCGCATCGCCGTCGCGCTGCGGGACCGGCTACCCAAGGTCGGGGCCCTGCTCGCCGCCGGCGAGATCTCGGCCAAGATCGCCGCCGCCATCACCTGGCGCACCCGGCTCGTGATCCACGACGAACCCCTGGCGCTCATCGATGCCGCGCTGGCAGGCATCGCGGCGCACCTCGGGACGTTGTCCCAGAAGGGACTGGAGGACGCCATCGATGTGTGGATCGAGAAGTTCGATCCATCCGCCGTGCACGGCACCCGCTGCGCCGCACGCTCGCGGTACCTCGAATTCGGCGGTGCCGACGATCTCGCCGGCACGGTCGGTGTCTACGGGCGGTTGTTCGCCACCGATGCCGCCGCCCTGCGGGCCCGCCTCACCGCGATCGCCGCCACCGTGTGTGACGACGACCCGCGCACCACACCCCAGCGGATGGCCGACGCCCTCGGGGTGCTCGGCGCCGACCCAGATGCCGAACGGCTCGCCTGCCTGTGCGGGAACCCGGATTGCCCGGCGGCACAGAAGGATCCGCGTTCAACCGCGGTCACGGTGTACGTACTCACCGACTCGGCACCGCCATCGGCTCCACCTCGCGACCCCGACCTGCACGGTGACGGGTCGCGCCGCCCGGACCCCGTGGCGACCGTCGCCTCCCCCGGTGTGCTCATCGGTGGCGGCGTGCTGCCCGGCCCATTGCTCACCGAACTCGTGGCCACCGGCGCCCGCATCACGCCCCTGGCCGACCCCGCCGATCTGCCCGCCGTGCCCGGCTATCGCCCAACCACGAAGATCGCCACCTGGGTACGCATCCGGGATCTCGTCTGCGTCTTCCCCGGCTGCAACCGCTCCGCCCAGCATTGCGACCTCGACCACAGCGTGCCCTGGCCGGCCGGGTCCACCCACCCCGGCAATCTGTCGGCCACGTGCCGCACCCACCACCTCCTCAAGACCTTCGGCGGCTGGACCAAACATCAGCACCCCGACGGATCACACACCTGGACCAGCCCCACCGGCCACGCCTACACCACCGTGCCGCTGAGCCGAATCCTGTTCCCCGACCGACCCCTTGACACCCCGGCACCACCCGCACCGGTCAGCGAAACCACCGACCGGGGCCTGGCCATGCCGCAACGCCGCCGCACCCGCGCCGAGACGCGCGCCGCCCGCATCCACGCCGAACGACGACTCAACCAACACACCATCGACGAGAACGCCGAACCCCCGCCGTATTGA